One genomic region from Evansella sp. LMS18 encodes:
- a CDS encoding winged helix-turn-helix domain-containing protein produces MLLFIYNFSLEGDYMALSFDINNYSVRIEGEQIELLRKEFQLLQYLYENQNHALSRQQILEAVWPFQIPSDRTVDDHIYRLRKKLKRSPSIIIETVKGIGYKLVYSPPMPHTVSITADEEFKRLSTELLKRYHLYGQGEAIHRLLDKDTFGLVLDEKDEIFLNFLRGDFLSLINSTRIPFNEKSVTFLGLYIILETDGKKIEKYIQKFESKNLIPEEDREEIHLLKVFLYIKTDQLEKARPLLLDAEERITEAVPGFYGFYQLGWFTYALCLRDAALAKTKMEVLEKFFEKNHFQREYGLFLVLKGFYYLSAKQPSKGTDLISHAFTVLEKARFPIQTLMTILVSEKLLILFKNESVGEFISLKKEEVYERYNIIEVKRKIKNELELFL; encoded by the coding sequence ATGCTATTATTTATTTATAACTTCTCCCTGGAAGGTGATTATATGGCTCTGTCTTTTGATATTAATAATTACTCCGTACGTATTGAAGGTGAACAAATAGAATTATTAAGGAAAGAGTTCCAGCTGCTGCAGTATTTATATGAAAATCAGAACCATGCTTTATCCCGGCAGCAAATCCTTGAAGCAGTCTGGCCATTTCAGATCCCTTCCGACAGAACAGTAGATGATCATATATACAGACTGCGCAAAAAATTGAAGCGATCCCCTTCTATTATAATAGAAACAGTTAAAGGGATTGGGTATAAATTAGTATACTCCCCTCCTATGCCCCACACTGTAAGCATCACTGCAGACGAAGAATTTAAACGGCTAAGCACGGAGCTTTTGAAAAGATACCATTTATACGGCCAGGGGGAAGCAATACACAGACTTCTGGACAAAGATACTTTCGGGCTCGTACTGGATGAAAAGGACGAAATCTTCCTGAATTTTTTAAGAGGAGATTTTTTATCTTTAATTAATTCTACCCGAATTCCGTTTAATGAAAAATCCGTCACCTTTCTGGGGCTTTATATAATATTAGAAACGGATGGAAAGAAAATAGAGAAATATATACAGAAGTTCGAGAGTAAGAACCTTATCCCTGAAGAAGACAGGGAAGAAATACATTTATTAAAGGTTTTCTTATATATAAAAACAGACCAGCTTGAAAAAGCTCGCCCACTCCTCTTAGATGCTGAGGAAAGAATTACTGAAGCAGTGCCTGGGTTTTATGGTTTTTATCAGCTCGGCTGGTTTACATATGCACTCTGCCTGCGTGATGCCGCTCTGGCCAAAACAAAAATGGAAGTATTAGAGAAGTTTTTTGAAAAGAATCATTTTCAACGGGAATACGGCTTGTTTTTAGTTTTAAAGGGGTTTTACTATCTTTCGGCGAAACAGCCGTCTAAAGGAACAGACTTAATTTCCCATGCTTTTACTGTACTGGAGAAAGCCCGCTTTCCGATCCAGACGTTAATGACTATTCTCGTGTCAGAAAAACTCCTCATCTTATTTAAAAATGAGAGCGTGGGGGAATTCATTTCATTAAAAAAAGAAGAAGTATATGAGAGATACAATATAATAGAAGTAAAACGAAAAATAAAAAATGAACTTGAGTTGTTCCTCTGA
- a CDS encoding MFS transporter, protein MEQQNIHPNKSIWQNRIFMKLFASYSVSMLGHWFDMVAIIILFSYVWQASPLVIALIPVAYALPQVLLSQFAGVLTDQYHRVKIMLVSDSVTAVLTLLLFFTNSPWPALILLALRSAVNVVHSPAQQGLIKLVVDEKLIMKAVTLNGTVNQMSKIIGPFAGASLAGFLSPKFCILINAAAFTISALILLTIVLNKKMIRETAMVQEKEEQKGGFWNSWLEGWKIVLRSRILFISLISIVIGFIAIQMIDIQFPVLFREIAPELPELTGWLMGASGLGAVLMILVLNRFSTLNNYGILIGLSMLLIGAGFGGLGFLKEGFFLLLPVFLGIAGGLGVGLLSITFQYLIQKETTEKEIGRVSGIANSLISMTVLVSPLVGGMLVQYFGVAVVCIACGGFLVLFGLALAAGNPLLSGKKKLMKEKVAAVE, encoded by the coding sequence ATGGAACAGCAAAACATCCATCCAAATAAGTCAATCTGGCAGAACAGGATATTCATGAAGCTATTCGCCTCATACTCCGTTTCCATGCTCGGACATTGGTTCGATATGGTGGCTATTATCATTCTGTTCAGCTATGTATGGCAGGCAAGTCCTTTAGTTATTGCTTTAATTCCTGTGGCATACGCCCTCCCACAGGTTTTATTAAGCCAATTTGCAGGGGTTCTGACTGACCAGTACCACCGGGTTAAAATAATGTTAGTTTCTGATTCTGTAACTGCTGTACTGACTTTATTATTATTTTTCACAAACAGCCCTTGGCCTGCACTTATCCTGCTTGCGTTAAGATCCGCTGTAAATGTTGTTCACAGTCCAGCCCAGCAAGGCCTCATAAAACTTGTCGTTGATGAAAAGCTTATTATGAAAGCTGTGACACTGAACGGTACTGTGAATCAAATGTCTAAAATCATCGGTCCTTTTGCCGGTGCATCATTGGCAGGTTTCCTGTCACCTAAATTTTGCATTCTCATCAACGCAGCTGCATTCACCATTTCTGCTCTCATTCTGTTAACGATTGTTCTCAATAAAAAAATGATCAGGGAAACCGCAATGGTACAGGAAAAAGAAGAACAAAAAGGGGGCTTTTGGAATTCCTGGCTTGAGGGCTGGAAAATTGTCCTTAGAAGCAGAATACTTTTTATAAGCTTAATTTCTATAGTCATTGGTTTTATTGCGATTCAAATGATTGATATACAGTTTCCTGTGCTGTTCAGAGAGATAGCTCCTGAACTACCGGAACTAACTGGCTGGTTAATGGGTGCTTCCGGACTCGGAGCCGTGTTGATGATTCTGGTTCTGAATCGCTTTTCCACGTTAAACAACTATGGAATACTTATTGGTTTAAGTATGCTGTTAATTGGAGCAGGATTTGGAGGGCTAGGATTCTTAAAGGAAGGCTTCTTCCTGTTACTGCCTGTCTTCCTTGGCATTGCCGGTGGATTGGGGGTTGGCCTTCTCAGCATAACTTTTCAGTATTTAATTCAAAAGGAGACAACTGAAAAGGAAATCGGCCGTGTTTCCGGAATAGCAAATTCCCTCATAAGTATGACCGTACTTGTTTCCCCCCTCGTTGGCGGGATGCTTGTCCAGTATTTCGGAGTAGCTGTCGTTTGTATAGCCTGTGGAGGATTCCTTGTCTTGTTCGGTCTGGCACTGGCAGCCGGTAATCCACTCCTGTCAGGCAAGAAGAAACTGATGAAAGAAAAAGTAGCCGCAGTGGAATAA
- a CDS encoding flavoprotein codes for MNNNFQETIDRFLTAWRNSSLSDLSRFIDDSYQAREIRDGEPQDFGYEESIKGWEQAFGFVRENNGEWVVNQISAMELNEDEVMAVLTGTLILNGEIMKTGNLFFETFKKSSDGEWRIVRSYIETGVPMKKLNKMLLT; via the coding sequence ATGAATAATAATTTTCAGGAAACAATTGACCGGTTTTTAACAGCCTGGAGAAACTCCTCCCTCAGTGACCTAAGCAGATTCATTGATGATAGCTATCAGGCGAGAGAAATCAGAGACGGCGAACCGCAAGACTTCGGGTATGAAGAATCTATTAAAGGATGGGAGCAGGCTTTCGGGTTTGTAAGAGAAAATAATGGCGAATGGGTGGTAAACCAAATTTCAGCCATGGAACTGAATGAAGATGAAGTTATGGCAGTGCTCACAGGAACATTGATCTTAAACGGAGAGATAATGAAAACAGGCAATCTGTTTTTTGAAACGTTTAAGAAAAGCAGCGATGGAGAGTGGCGAATAGTCAGAAGTTATATTGAAACAGGTGTTCCGATGAAAAAACTTAATAAAATGCTGTTAACATAA
- a CDS encoding S41 family peptidase gives MVIKKALIFFSGIIVLIILVAIYAQGTSTVTEQVYDGESLQKKDYIHKSNYLSPEVMLEDFHFLHQTIKDVHPDPGRHLEKTWEELVEKTEEQLKEPLTAGNFAIRLSEFITHLEDAHTNVYPVNMERRQLPLSFEWVKEGVIVTESSLNLAERGDLVKEIAGRSVEDILFELEKIIPAENTYWVKHTGRRYLQDELFLDALWLLEGEQLELTVKASDGSEKTVRIPLKEIHDDNGINGLEAGIQEEYFGWSIDEANNTGYYYLNDSKVTALFESSVADFFEALDEAGTENIIIDLRRNGGGSGAVMFPFLSHMPATMYYSYGSETKFSSQASEQAGYAETSGKANSHPLPVRNEQKEPLFNGEVYILTGPGTFSAARDFAVTFHDSGLATIIGEPTGGAPSSFGDTLLFGLPNTGFTLTVSHREFLRPQPANEPEDALYPDILIEREREDFLSEEDKQLERAIRKISSLN, from the coding sequence ATGGTAATAAAAAAAGCACTTATTTTCTTTTCTGGTATTATCGTGCTCATTATCCTTGTTGCCATATACGCTCAAGGTACATCTACGGTAACAGAGCAGGTTTATGATGGTGAATCCCTTCAGAAAAAAGATTATATTCATAAAAGCAATTATTTATCCCCGGAAGTGATGCTTGAAGACTTTCATTTTCTCCACCAGACAATAAAGGATGTCCACCCTGATCCTGGAAGGCACTTAGAAAAAACGTGGGAAGAACTTGTGGAGAAGACTGAAGAGCAATTAAAAGAGCCATTAACGGCAGGCAATTTTGCCATTCGCCTTTCTGAATTCATCACACATTTGGAAGATGCTCATACAAATGTTTATCCAGTGAACATGGAGAGAAGGCAGCTGCCTCTATCTTTTGAATGGGTGAAAGAGGGGGTAATTGTGACAGAAAGCTCTTTAAACCTGGCAGAGCGAGGCGATTTGGTAAAAGAAATAGCTGGCAGGTCAGTAGAAGACATACTGTTTGAACTGGAAAAAATCATTCCAGCTGAAAATACATACTGGGTTAAGCACACAGGTAGAAGATATTTACAGGACGAACTTTTTCTGGATGCTTTATGGTTACTGGAGGGAGAACAACTGGAGCTGACAGTTAAGGCATCAGATGGAAGTGAAAAGACAGTAAGAATACCACTTAAAGAGATACATGATGATAACGGAATTAATGGCCTGGAGGCTGGTATACAAGAAGAGTATTTCGGCTGGTCAATTGATGAGGCCAATAACACGGGCTATTATTACCTGAACGATTCAAAGGTAACTGCTTTGTTTGAGAGCAGTGTAGCGGACTTTTTTGAAGCTCTCGATGAGGCCGGAACTGAAAATATAATAATTGATCTAAGAAGAAACGGAGGTGGAAGTGGGGCGGTAATGTTTCCTTTTCTCAGTCATATGCCGGCAACTATGTACTACAGTTATGGAAGTGAAACAAAATTCTCCAGCCAGGCAAGCGAACAGGCAGGATATGCGGAAACAAGCGGAAAGGCAAACTCGCACCCCTTGCCAGTACGTAATGAACAAAAGGAGCCCCTTTTTAACGGAGAAGTATATATTTTGACCGGACCAGGGACTTTCAGCGCAGCGAGAGACTTCGCAGTTACCTTCCACGATTCAGGTCTTGCCACAATTATTGGTGAACCAACCGGCGGTGCACCAAGCTCATTTGGAGACACCCTTTTGTTCGGGCTGCCAAACACCGGCTTTACTTTAACCGTTTCACACAGAGAGTTTCTCCGGCCTCAACCGGCAAATGAGCCTGAAGACGCACTCTATCCGGATATTTTAATCGAGAGGGAGAGAGAAGATTTCCTGTCTGAAGAGGACAAACAGCTTGAGAGGGCTATCAGGAAAATATCGTCATTAAATTAG
- a CDS encoding GNAT family N-acetyltransferase, which translates to MEEELTIRKAVPKDIPSIRKVAQISWNNTYEGLIPHDIQNEFIKRAYSDESMSNRINFSIFLVAELKGNIVGFANFFQEKSRAELGAIYILPENQGSGSGSKLFNMGLKELPNVTELLVHVERGNESAYAFYIAKGFQFSKEFEEELFGHTLKTKQLAMKIQQSEIV; encoded by the coding sequence ATGGAAGAAGAATTAACTATTCGAAAGGCAGTACCGAAGGATATTCCATCAATACGGAAGGTGGCACAGATATCCTGGAATAATACATACGAGGGTCTCATTCCGCATGATATACAGAACGAGTTTATTAAAAGAGCGTACTCAGACGAGAGTATGTCTAACCGAATTAACTTTTCCATTTTTCTTGTTGCTGAGCTGAAAGGGAATATAGTGGGCTTTGCTAACTTTTTTCAGGAAAAGTCCCGGGCAGAGTTAGGAGCAATCTACATTTTGCCGGAAAATCAGGGATCGGGAAGTGGCTCTAAACTTTTTAACATGGGACTTAAAGAACTACCGAATGTAACAGAGCTTCTCGTACATGTAGAACGTGGGAATGAGTCAGCTTACGCTTTTTACATTGCAAAAGGATTCCAGTTCTCAAAAGAATTCGAAGAGGAGCTATTCGGCCACACATTAAAAACAAAACAACTTGCCATGAAGATTCAGCAGAGTGAAATTGTCTGA
- a CDS encoding GNAT family N-acetyltransferase: protein MEIKDIYEDLPILETERLLLRKITMDDAEAMFSYASKDEVSQYVTWETHRTLDDSKSFISHVLKQYNEGMVAPWGIELKENGKFIGTIDFVWWKPRQKTAEIGYVLSLEYWGRGITTEALRELIKFGFLQMDLVRIQGRCMLDNTGSLRVMSKSGMHYEGTARKSMLIKGKHEDILTLSIIDDDFATRGDIYGENGLAKTGGQKREIIEHYDFMIDLARVVKKFSEEEWRTLIAPKKWSIAEVMGHLTRWDEFLLENRLPYFFTDEPLPPAPDVETFNQESARLSREGTKEEIINQFISVKTKIYEILQKTEQEVWEKNITIGSRQLTFYEYFESLKKHDKHHLDQITSALPKE from the coding sequence ATGGAAATTAAAGATATTTATGAAGACCTGCCTATTTTGGAAACGGAACGCCTCCTTCTCAGAAAAATAACGATGGATGATGCTGAAGCGATGTTTTCATACGCTTCGAAAGATGAAGTATCCCAGTATGTAACGTGGGAGACTCACCGAACCCTGGATGATTCGAAGAGTTTTATCAGCCATGTGCTGAAGCAGTATAACGAAGGAATGGTAGCTCCATGGGGCATCGAATTAAAAGAGAACGGAAAATTTATTGGCACGATTGATTTTGTGTGGTGGAAACCACGGCAAAAGACTGCTGAAATAGGCTATGTCCTGTCCCTTGAATACTGGGGGAGAGGGATAACGACAGAAGCTCTCAGGGAATTGATTAAATTTGGATTTTTACAAATGGACCTTGTGAGAATCCAGGGGCGCTGTATGCTTGATAACACCGGCTCTCTCAGAGTAATGTCAAAAAGTGGTATGCACTATGAGGGAACAGCCAGAAAAAGTATGCTGATAAAGGGAAAACATGAGGACATACTTACCTTGTCCATAATTGATGACGATTTTGCAACCCGTGGTGATATATATGGAGAAAACGGGCTGGCTAAAACAGGCGGACAAAAGCGGGAAATTATAGAACATTATGATTTTATGATTGATCTTGCAAGAGTAGTGAAGAAATTCTCTGAAGAAGAGTGGAGAACTTTAATTGCTCCTAAAAAATGGAGCATTGCCGAGGTTATGGGACATTTAACCCGATGGGATGAGTTTTTGCTGGAAAACAGACTGCCGTATTTCTTTACAGATGAACCTCTGCCTCCAGCCCCAGATGTAGAAACTTTCAATCAGGAAAGTGCCCGTCTCAGCAGGGAAGGCACCAAAGAAGAAATTATTAATCAGTTTATTTCTGTTAAAACAAAAATTTATGAAATACTTCAGAAAACGGAACAGGAAGTTTGGGAAAAAAATATTACCATTGGTTCCAGGCAACTCACCTTTTATGAATATTTTGAGAGTTTGAAAAAACATGACAAACATCATTTAGATCAAATTACATCTGCTTTGCCAAAGGAATAA
- a CDS encoding peptidase E, protein MKQIIAMGGGGFSMEPDNPLLDSYILNQSPKTRPKICFLPTASGDAEGYINNFYQFFKNQECEPSHLSLFRPPSRDLEDFVMDKDIIYVGGGNTKNLLALWRDWRIDEYLETAWNNGIILAGVSAGSICWFEEGVTDSYGDQLEPLQCLGLLRGSICPHYDGEADRRPAYQELVKSGKIQQGIAADDGVAVHYIGQEVNRIVSSRPAAKAFHVSCNDTLVEAELKTEFLGALERVNKVMKE, encoded by the coding sequence GTGAAGCAAATCATCGCTATGGGAGGCGGAGGTTTCTCCATGGAGCCGGATAATCCGCTGCTCGACTCTTACATACTGAACCAGTCACCAAAAACGAGACCGAAAATATGCTTTTTGCCAACAGCCAGTGGTGATGCTGAAGGGTACATAAATAATTTCTATCAGTTTTTCAAAAACCAGGAGTGTGAACCGTCTCATTTGTCTTTGTTCCGCCCTCCTTCCCGTGATCTGGAGGACTTTGTTATGGATAAAGATATCATCTATGTGGGCGGGGGAAACACAAAGAATTTACTTGCTCTCTGGAGGGACTGGAGAATTGATGAGTATTTAGAAACTGCGTGGAACAATGGAATTATTTTAGCAGGGGTGAGTGCTGGTTCTATATGCTGGTTTGAAGAAGGAGTCACGGATTCATACGGAGATCAGCTGGAACCCTTGCAATGCCTGGGGTTGTTAAGAGGAAGCATTTGTCCTCACTATGACGGGGAAGCAGACAGAAGACCTGCATATCAGGAGTTAGTGAAGTCTGGTAAAATCCAGCAGGGAATAGCGGCGGATGACGGTGTTGCTGTACATTATATTGGGCAGGAAGTAAACAGGATAGTAAGCTCAAGGCCAGCAGCAAAAGCATTCCATGTATCCTGCAACGATACATTGGTGGAGGCCGAACTGAAAACAGAGTTCTTAGGTGCTTTAGAGAGAGTTAACAAAGTAATGAAAGAATAG
- the parC gene encoding DNA topoisomerase IV subunit A: MQEKDRYLDLPLEDVIGDRFGRYSKYIIQDRALPDARDGLKPVQRRILYAMHMDRNTADKPFRKSAKTVGNVIGNYHPHGDSSVYEAMIRLSQNWKMRHMLVEMHGNNGSVDGDPPAAMRYTEARLSAISAEMLVDIEKNTVDFMPNFDDSLEEPVVLPSRYPNLLVNGSTGISSGYATDIPPHHLGEVIDAAIHHLENPDCSVDDLMEHIKGPDFPTGGIIQGVDGLRKAYETGKGKIVLRGKTEIADLRGGKQQIIITEIPYEINKANLVKKMDELRIDKKVDGIAEVRDETDRTGMRIVIELKKDADAKGILTYLFKNTDLQVSYNFNMVAISNKTPKLLGLREMLRTYNEHQKEVVRRRTTYDLNKAKEREHIVEGLIKAISILDEVIATIRASKDKRDAKEQLKAAFGFTEPQAEAIVTLQLYRLTNTDITTLQEEAEELRKQIEKLESILGSEKKLISEIKRELRGTKKKFADDRKTVIEHEIEDLKINMEVVIPSEDVMVSVTKEGYVKRSSLRSYSASNGEPPGMKETDRLIHATEQNTTDTILLFTKRGSFLFLPVHQMPETRWKDSGQHVSNLITMSAGDEIIKAIPVKEFSEDKYLLFGTKNGMIKRTQLSDYKVQRNSRALMAVKLKKDDELIYTELTDGSEDIFAGTKRGYGLWFGQEEVAITGQRTAGVKAINLKEDDEAVSYFSFKEEDLPHLFLVTQRAAYKKMKLSNFEKTSRAKRGLVMLKELKRQPHTVAALLPVKRKGQVFIKVMNGTIDSVDAATVRFNDRYTNGSFLFDTQETGDVLDVWYEDEEAGENEQT; encoded by the coding sequence TTGCAGGAAAAAGATCGTTATTTAGACCTGCCTCTGGAGGATGTAATTGGAGACAGGTTTGGACGTTACAGTAAATATATTATTCAGGACAGAGCGCTTCCGGATGCCAGAGACGGCCTGAAGCCGGTACAGCGAAGAATTCTGTATGCAATGCACATGGACAGAAACACAGCGGACAAGCCATTCAGGAAATCTGCGAAAACGGTTGGTAACGTTATCGGTAACTACCATCCGCATGGAGACAGCTCGGTTTATGAAGCGATGATCCGACTGAGCCAAAACTGGAAGATGAGACATATGTTAGTGGAAATGCACGGAAATAATGGTTCTGTAGACGGAGACCCTCCTGCTGCCATGCGTTACACGGAGGCAAGGCTATCCGCAATTTCTGCAGAAATGCTCGTTGATATTGAGAAAAATACAGTGGATTTCATGCCTAACTTCGATGATTCCCTGGAAGAGCCTGTCGTACTGCCTTCCAGGTATCCGAATCTTCTTGTCAATGGTTCTACTGGTATTTCCAGTGGTTATGCGACCGATATACCTCCTCACCATTTGGGGGAGGTAATTGATGCGGCAATTCATCACCTGGAGAATCCCGATTGTTCTGTAGATGACCTAATGGAGCATATAAAAGGACCCGATTTTCCAACAGGAGGCATTATCCAGGGGGTAGACGGGCTGAGAAAAGCTTATGAAACCGGAAAAGGGAAAATCGTCCTCAGGGGAAAGACGGAAATTGCTGACCTCCGTGGTGGAAAACAGCAAATCATTATTACTGAAATTCCATATGAAATAAATAAGGCTAACCTTGTCAAGAAAATGGACGAGCTCAGGATTGATAAGAAGGTAGACGGGATAGCGGAAGTCCGGGACGAAACCGACCGTACTGGGATGCGGATTGTCATTGAACTGAAAAAGGATGCTGATGCAAAAGGCATTCTTACTTATCTGTTTAAAAACACAGATTTGCAGGTTTCCTATAACTTCAATATGGTCGCGATTTCTAATAAAACACCGAAGCTTCTCGGATTGCGGGAAATGCTCAGGACGTATAATGAACATCAGAAAGAGGTTGTCAGACGCCGGACTACATACGATTTGAATAAAGCGAAAGAAAGAGAACACATCGTAGAAGGTCTGATAAAAGCAATTTCAATCCTTGATGAGGTAATTGCAACAATTCGGGCTTCCAAAGATAAGCGTGATGCAAAAGAGCAGCTGAAGGCAGCCTTTGGTTTTACTGAGCCTCAGGCGGAAGCAATCGTCACATTACAGCTTTATCGTTTGACGAATACCGATATTACAACACTCCAGGAAGAGGCAGAGGAATTAAGGAAGCAAATTGAAAAACTGGAGAGCATTCTTGGCAGCGAGAAAAAGCTGATTAGTGAGATCAAGCGGGAACTCCGGGGAACGAAAAAGAAATTTGCGGATGACCGGAAAACGGTTATCGAGCATGAAATTGAAGATTTAAAGATCAATATGGAGGTCGTTATCCCTTCTGAAGATGTAATGGTTTCAGTTACGAAGGAGGGATATGTAAAACGATCAAGCCTTCGTTCTTATTCTGCGTCAAACGGAGAGCCTCCTGGCATGAAGGAAACAGACAGGCTGATTCATGCAACGGAACAGAATACGACGGATACGATACTTCTGTTTACGAAAAGGGGATCGTTCTTATTCCTGCCGGTGCATCAAATGCCTGAGACACGCTGGAAAGACAGCGGCCAGCATGTGAGCAACCTGATAACCATGTCCGCAGGTGATGAAATCATAAAGGCAATACCAGTGAAAGAATTCAGCGAGGATAAGTACTTGCTGTTCGGGACGAAAAATGGAATGATAAAGCGTACACAGCTATCGGATTATAAAGTGCAGCGAAATTCCAGAGCACTGATGGCAGTCAAACTGAAAAAAGATGACGAATTGATTTATACGGAATTAACAGACGGCAGTGAAGATATTTTCGCTGGCACAAAAAGAGGATACGGCCTGTGGTTTGGCCAGGAAGAGGTTGCTATTACAGGCCAGAGAACTGCCGGAGTAAAGGCGATTAACCTGAAAGAAGACGATGAAGCAGTGAGCTATTTCTCGTTTAAAGAGGAAGATCTTCCTCATTTGTTCTTAGTTACCCAGCGTGCCGCCTACAAAAAAATGAAACTGTCTAACTTTGAGAAAACTTCAAGGGCTAAACGGGGACTTGTAATGCTTAAAGAACTAAAGCGCCAGCCTCATACGGTTGCTGCACTGCTTCCGGTAAAAAGGAAGGGTCAAGTATTTATTAAAGTAATGAATGGAACGATTGATTCAGTAGATGCAGCAACAGTACGTTTTAATGATCGTTATACGAATGGCTCCTTCCTTTTTGATACTCAGGAGACAGGAGACGTCCTTGACGTATGGTATGAAGATGAAGAGGCAGGAGAAAACGAACAAACATAA